From one Ignavibacteria bacterium genomic stretch:
- a CDS encoding ABC transporter ATP-binding protein produces the protein MLAHLARLKPYLLRYRSKIAWGLIFITVSNICSTTIPHMVGRAVDALRADAYTQSDILILIAQILLLTIGSGLGMFATRRTIILMSRLVEEDLRNDFVSALSRQSQTFFHGRSTGSLLAHFSNDIGSVREFIGPAIMYTANTVTTFIFALSWMLSIDGWLTLAIVIPVPFISWATFSIGKKIHSRYKIVQEQYEHVTTHAQEAFSGIRVVKAYTLEESDSKHFARTSKDYYRKSMNLARVQSLMMPAMTVLFNLSYIVVVGYGGYRVVNHAITVGDLTQFFIYLNQLIWPVGAIGWVTGMIQRGAASLGRLGVILDSGSDITDDDNTNYSITRLSGHVRFSNVTLRYPNPFSPSYVHRDALKNVSVEVPTGASLGIMGSVGSGKSSFVNLIPRLYTVTSGTITIDGHDIRTIPLAVLRKHIAVVPQESFLFSDTIENNVKFGDPDANTQQTERAIMSSLLSGDLEYMEHGTRTMVGERGITLSGGQKQRTSLARALLTNPAILILDDALSAVDTHTEHKILEQLRHIMSDRTTFVVSHRVSALRHCDHIMVLHDGMVTEYGTHDELLSLNGEYAQVYGRQLLEEAIS, from the coding sequence ATGCTGGCACATCTGGCACGGTTAAAGCCTTACCTGCTGCGGTATCGCTCAAAGATCGCATGGGGTCTGATATTCATTACCGTTAGCAACATCTGCAGCACCACCATTCCCCACATGGTTGGCAGGGCCGTGGATGCCCTTCGGGCTGATGCTTACACCCAATCTGATATTCTGATTCTCATCGCTCAGATTCTGCTCCTCACGATCGGCTCCGGGCTTGGTATGTTCGCCACACGCAGAACAATTATTCTAATGTCGCGACTGGTTGAAGAAGACCTTCGCAACGACTTTGTGAGCGCCCTCAGCCGGCAGAGTCAGACGTTTTTTCATGGCAGAAGCACCGGCTCTTTGCTGGCACATTTTTCAAACGATATCGGCTCGGTACGCGAGTTTATCGGGCCTGCTATCATGTACACGGCCAATACCGTTACTACGTTCATTTTTGCGTTAAGCTGGATGTTGAGTATTGACGGATGGCTAACACTTGCCATCGTTATTCCCGTACCGTTCATCTCGTGGGCTACCTTCAGTATCGGAAAAAAAATCCATAGCCGATATAAGATTGTCCAGGAGCAGTACGAGCATGTTACCACCCATGCCCAGGAAGCATTTTCGGGTATCCGCGTAGTCAAGGCATATACACTGGAAGAATCGGATTCTAAACATTTTGCACGTACAAGCAAGGACTATTATCGGAAGAGCATGAACCTGGCACGAGTACAGTCCTTGATGATGCCTGCTATGACTGTTCTCTTTAACCTCTCCTATATCGTTGTTGTTGGCTACGGCGGTTACCGCGTGGTTAATCATGCCATTACGGTTGGTGATCTGACTCAGTTTTTTATTTACCTGAATCAGCTAATCTGGCCGGTTGGAGCTATTGGATGGGTAACCGGTATGATTCAAAGAGGTGCTGCAAGTTTAGGACGCCTTGGCGTGATTCTCGATTCTGGATCCGACATCACCGATGATGACAACACAAATTACTCGATTACCCGCCTGAGTGGACACGTTCGTTTTTCTAATGTTACGCTCCGCTATCCAAACCCATTCTCACCTTCTTATGTGCATCGTGATGCTCTGAAGAACGTGTCCGTTGAAGTACCAACAGGGGCTTCACTTGGAATTATGGGTAGCGTTGGCAGTGGTAAGAGCTCTTTTGTAAACCTAATACCACGACTGTATACCGTAACCAGTGGCACGATAACGATTGACGGACATGACATACGAACAATCCCGCTTGCTGTCCTCAGAAAACATATTGCCGTAGTCCCGCAAGAAAGCTTCCTATTTTCCGACACTATCGAGAATAATGTGAAGTTTGGCGATCCCGATGCCAACACGCAACAAACTGAACGTGCCATTATGAGTTCACTGTTAAGCGGAGACCTTGAATACATGGAACACGGCACCCGGACGATGGTGGGCGAACGTGGCATTACGCTGAGTGGCGGACAAAAACAACGGACTTCACTTGCACGAGCACTCCTGACTAATCCTGCCATCTTAATTCTCGACGATGCCTTGTCGGCCGTCGATACGCATACAGAGCATAAAATCCTTGAGCAGCTACGGCACATTATGAGTGACCGCACTACTTTTGTGGTATCACACCGTGTTTCTGCACTGCGCCACTGCGATCATATCATGGTTTTACACGATGGTATGGTGACTGAATACGGAACTCACGATGAACTCCTCAGCCTCAACGGTGAATATGCGCAGGTTTATGGCAGACAGCTTCTGGAGGAAGCTATCAGCTAA